From Hemibagrus wyckioides isolate EC202008001 linkage group LG11, SWU_Hwy_1.0, whole genome shotgun sequence:
ATAGAGATTCtttatatacaatacaatgaaGTTTAGTGTAAGTCTCTGACAACAACAAGAGCATTTAAACATAACACTTATGAaaggaatataaaataaaaaataaacaaacataaaataataaaaataaattaaataataaataaataaataaatacatacatacatacatacatacgacACATGAATGTATATTTTGCATATAACATAGAGCCATTAGAGGCATGTTGCACATTGTATAGAGCAGCAAAGTGAACTGATTTGTATGTAAAGTGTACTGTAGTGCGTATTTCTAGAGAAACAAAGTCTATGCTTAGTTTAATGTAGTCCTTAGTCCTTCACACCTGTACTTAACAGCACTTCTTAAACAGTCTATATGTGGGACTGGTAAGAGGACAAATATTCTATGTCCTGAGTGGGTGGTGTCTTTAATGATACATCTTTATTATTaatcttctgtaaagctgtgtagttcatgtctgttgttaaaagtcctatacaaataaaaatgtaattgaatCAATAGTATAAAAGTTTCTGACTAACTCTTTGTTCTGCTGTAGGACTTTCTGGCAGTGGGATATGGACAGTTTGACTTCAAGGATCAGACCTCTGGACTGGTCTGCGTCTGGTCTATGAAAAATCCTGCTGTATGattcacattcacttcataAATCAGAATGTCAGTAAATGTTTCTATAGCTGTGACTGTGCTACTGAATGTTTTTATAGTGGCCTGAGCAGAGTATCAACTGCAAGACCAGTGTCACATCCCTGGACTTCTCAGACTCTAATCCCAGTCAGTTAGCAGTGGGCTTGTATGATGGTACCATTGCTATCTACAGCATAGAGAGCAGTGAGGCAACACTGGTCTGTGACAGCAGGTAGAATATGAGCACTTTTACTTCCCAATTCATCTGAAGTACAAATGGATGTGGGCTGTCGTGCATTCTGAAATGATCGTGACTGTGCTTGTCTCTTTgaagggtctctctctctctctctctctctctctctgtggttaGATTTTATATATAGTTAACCTCAGCGTGTTCAGTGGGTGTTCACTTTGAAAATGGCCCATCAATACTTCAGAATTGATTGCAGTCAGTGTTTTTTTGCACTTGACCTAAAAAGTGaacaaaatactttttaaaagcGGTTTTATTCGTTGTTATGACACCAGATGTTCACTTGACAATGATTTTCTTGATGATTGATTTTGCTCAACACTAAAACATTTAAAGCAGTAAAAAAACAGGATACAGGAAGTAAGCTTGGCTAAGAGGTTTTCAGTGTATTGGACCTGTTTTTGTTCACTTCTATATGGGCGTAATGTACTTACATCAAAATCCTGAAACATCGCCAACAATAACATTCTTGAGCTTCCTGTTTCCTATGACATCCCATCTTGTACAGTTTTACAGTTTCCCCACTGTTTTTAGAAATTTCTCTAGAAAATAGAACTATATAGTGCACGGTTCTACAGCATAAAAAGAGCAGAGCACTGTGGAGTACTACTGTAAATACACTTTAAGAGTAAGATTTGGAAATTGTTTGATTAAAGGGTTCTGGATGAtcatactcttttttttttttttttaaattgtaacaCTAGGTCTGACTGTAGCTGTATCAGTGACCATGTTCCATATTCTTCTGCAGGAACTGTGCCCAAAAACACATGGCACTAGTGTCGCAGGTGAAGTGGATCGATCGTGTACAGGGTCTATCAGTAGAAGATAAAAAAGAGACGCTGTTCTCTGTGTCTGCTGATGGGAGGATCAGTGAATGGTTCCTTCATAAAGGACTTGACTGTGCtggtaaatttaaaaaaaaaaaaaccttttatatactcattataaaaacaaacaaaccactgAACATGTCTCTGTCGTGGTGGAAATGGATGGCTGGTTTTCTGTTAAGGTCAAAGATGAGCTGATAAAATGCTCTTTCGTCCTCCGTTTTCATCATTAGACTAGACTGATCTATGTGACTAGTCAAAAATGATTTTAGTCCTGTCCCTTAACGTCTTTGTAAAAAGGTCAGCTtactttctttgtgtgtctgttgtgtgtcaCTGTTTTAACCCAGATATGCTGAAGCTGAAGAGGATAAGGAATGAAAAAACAGAGAAACCGTGGAAGCAGGAGCCGTTGATCTCTCACTGGGCCGTTGGACTCTGCTTTGATTTTGACCACCAGGTTAGAAAGGTCTCACTggaccaaacaaaaaaatcatgtttattGTTGAATGCATAGTTCACTTACAAAACAGATGCAGTTGATCAACCTAGAAATTTTGGTATATGAAGTTTGCTTGTCTAAATATAAGCTTTTGGGTTGAATAGAACATAGTGTGACTCAAACTGATCACAAACTATTACTTCAGTTAGGGAGAAGTGCAACCTATCTGTATTGTTGTATTCTTGTATCTATGCAACAGGATTCCAACATGTATTTGGTGGGAACGGAAgaaggacacattcatgaatgCTCCTGTTCACACAACGTTCAGTTCTTGGAGACCTACACAAATCACCTGGTAGGTTACTTTtgtacacacagccacacatgCAGTAGTGAAAATAAGgcataatacacacatacacacacacacacacacacatacatacatacatacatacatacatatatatatatatatatatatatgtatgtatgtatgtatgtgtgtgtgtgtgtgtgagatatacTGTACTGCATTTCCTGCCTGTCCTGACTGAAATTTGCCCAATCTCCATAGGGTCCAGTTTATAAGGTCACACAGTCACCGTTTTGTCCAGATGTCTTCCTCAGCTGTTCTGCAGACTGGACCATTCAGCTTTGGACAGAGGATCACTTTACTCCAGTGCTGAGCTTCACTTCTGTCAAGAAAGCTGTGTATGATATCATGTGGTCCCCTTGCTGGGCTACTGTGTTTGGGGCGGTCAATAAGGACAGAGTGGAAATCTGGGATCTGGGAGCTAGCCTGTAAGCACCTTTACAATTCTCATTTGATTTCATATCCCTTACTTTACTGACAGATGTCTAGCTGATGAAAAGGCACCTTATGACAGGGTTTTCATTCTGATACCTATTTTGCTTAGattgctttttctttcattcctggTTCATTTCTATTTCACAGTGTGAGTCCAACTTTAGTAAGTGAGGTCATTCCAGGGGTGGGACCAACCACTCTGCTATTTGCTCTGAAGGCAGACTGTGTTCTAGTAGGGGACAGTGAGGGCAAAGTCAACGTCTACAAGCTGAAGAACTTCACAGCAGGCGATGGAGCAGAGGTGAACTTCAACAAGTCAAACTGTTTATTCTAGCAATAAAACAGCAAGTCATACAGTAGGGTCTAAAGGTTGGGGCCTGAGAACAGTTAATTCTATCTCTTatgacaaaaaagacaaaaatattttttgcagGTAAGATTAgaatgattaaataaaacaggaaagtAGCTGGGGTGCCCGTACTTAATAAAGCAGTTCTTAGTTACAGCTTCTAGGGTTAGGCTTGTACTGTATGTTATATACCCTTCCTTCACTGGTGCTTGCATTTTTTTGGCAGGTGGACACACTGGAGAAAATAGTCAGCTCCTCACTGGCCAGTCAgctctgaaagagagagagaaagaccatTTTTCCCCCTCAGGAAACAgttacaatataaataaaatacaaataaactgcactaaaataattacaaataggGTTCCCAATTTCTTTTCAAGTAAAGACTACATTTTAAAGTTTTCACAATGCTCAATAGTTCCTATAGCTGAACAAAGTCTTTTTCCTCATGTCCTTGGTAATGTAAGTTAGCCTTTCTAGCCCGATACAGTCTGATCTATTCCTTATCCTTTTTCAAACTTGGCTCATCCATACACTCCAGCCTAATGCAATCACACTGTTGGCTTGAAAAAGTCTAGAAGTTCAGTCTGTTTCAATGTTTATAAAAAGTCCATCAAATATATTCCAATAACACAGAGTTCATAGGGACTTTAGTGTTAAATGTGTCGGACAGACATTCTAATAACCTCCTTCCAGAAGTTTACAATTTTTGGACATTCCCAAAGACATACAGGACATACAGTTTATCTTTCTCATTCAAACATTTAGCACACACATCTGTAATATTAgcaaacatacagtatgttctCATTAACCTTGTGTATCACCTATATGTTTATGTGCAGCATGCCAAACTTGTatgaatttgtatttttaagaaaaggatttttttctgcattgATATCTAAAgagtatagatatatatttaatggCTGATCTGGGAAGGATTCTTGTTCAGTGCCTACCCAATCTAGGGGCATTGTACAAAAAGCCTGATATATTTTAAGAATCTTAAAATAAACCATAACATTTAGAGGACTTCCAAATTCTGAAAAATTATCAATAACTAAAATAAGGTTTTGATTTGAATTAAACACACAATTAAATGTAGTATATATTCTTATCCAATCAAATCCGAATCCAAGAATAAGAACGAAAGAAATGTTTGagaaattacaaataaaacaccTTGCATTTACATGGGAGGGGATGTGATGGGttttacagtaacacactaaaaGTTAATGGAGAGGGAATAAAGAGTGTGATTACCAGAACCTGTGGACAGATTACAACCCATCCATGTCATCAACACCCCATGAGAGATCTGCAAATGGCTGTCATTATGTGAGCTGCTGTAATCCATGATTTACCTGAGAGTTCAATATTCAGAGTCTTTTAGTGCAAATCAAACAATTTAGTGCTGAGCAGTTCAGTCAGTGGCTCTGAGTAAACACAGTGGAGGGCTTCATCAGAGCAGCAGGTATGGGGGGGGTGACTAACCTGTGATTATATACGACACATGGTTTAGCTAGTGTGTTATGTTTATCTATTATAGACCACAGTAACAGACTTAGTACTTTTTGGTTGACTGgtagaaaaaaaccccaaaacaaacataCTGTGAAATTAATTTTGCAAAATGTACATGAAAACATATAGCTCATatactccatccatccatccatccatccatccatccgtccatccatccatccatattaaTCACTTCAATAGGAACACATGTTTGCTTGCTTATTTATGCGGGTGTCCAatcagtgcataaaatcaaaaTGGTAGAAAAGTGTGCTGGCTGTGGatttaactgtggcatggttgttggtgccagatgggctggtttgaggaTTTTCACACACCAGTCTCTAGGGTTTACACacaatggtgtgaaaaacataaaaacacacttgcTAAGCAGTAAATCTGTTTTGAGAAATGCCTTGTCGGTAAAGAGCgttcagaggaaaatggccagattggtttgAGGTCCCAGAaagtctacagtaactcaaaatggtcactctttacaactgtggttaGCAGAAAACATCAAGAACACTGAGGTGGAtggactacaacagcagaagactacATCAGGTTACCAacaacaagaatctgaggccaTTGTGAAATTGGGCTTCAACAATAGTGTTTACTACTTCTATATCTTTTAAATATTGTACAGGATGATATCTGGCATATAGGGACATATTAACCTTCTCGAAGGAGACGTCGCTCTGACAATAAAGCCATTATGGTCCATATTAGAGTGATCATAATCATTTCCACTTTTTATTTGTGGCTCAGCTGGTTTCAGAAAACATAATAACATGGCAATCAGATTAtgtgattttgtatgttttgccgggggtgggggtggtgaGGTCTGATGCTAAAGGTATGACTCGATTAACTTTGCATTATGAAAGATATCAGTGCAATGAAACCATTACACTGGAGCAGTCAGGAGACAAGGTGCTTTCCTGAAAGGGATGTAATTTGATTCTAGATTGGGGCAGTAAAGCACTTACCTACCTGTTGAAAATCCCTTTTTTCTGCCTTTAAAGATAGCAGGAATTATAAACATGTTTAGCTGAGAGGAACACTGTGAACAGGGTGGAGTTTGGAGGGGAGCCCAGAAGGATGGAGAATGGTCCTATATAAACAGAGCACAAGTTACAGCACATTTCACAGACCAGCTTCCAGCCTTAAACTTagtgaagaaaggaagaaggacGAACCTGTAAGAGCCACTATGAGAAAAAGTTATCAGTTGCCTCTGGTGCCCTTGTTGCTGCTGTGGGCCGTTTGCAGCGTGGTGCAGGTGCAGGCAGAGGTCAAGGCGGTCAAGCTCTGTGGCCGTGAATTCATCCGGGCCGTAGTCTACACCTGCGGAGGCTCCAGGTGGAGAAGGCTGCTTACACCACAAAATGACGGTGagttaaagttttatttatatccGAAGGCATTCAGTTCTTCTATTATGCCGTACAGGCTGAATACATAAGGATGACTATTATTCCTTTAGATTGTTGTCATTTTAAAATCAACTAcagatttgttaaaaaaaacaacattaattcATCTTTTTTGTATAACAAAAATGTGGttgtatattaatgtataatatCCAGAGTAACAATTGGGCATtagtggcgaggaaaaacttctatgaggaagaaatcttgagaggagcCAGACCCAAAAGGGAAGACATCCTCTTCTGATTTACAGCAGATactggaattaaaaaaagattacagTATACTGTAAAATAGTGTAAAATAGTGAAGGCAAACTAAGTGTCTTGAAAGTTATGAGTATATTATgaatttattctgaattttaatgtttctgtaaagctactttgagacaatgcccagTAGTCCAAAGTCTTAACAAATGAACTACTACTACACAAATTAGAGATCAGCAGTCCGTTGGTTTCTTATCTTGATCTTACAGGATATAAAATAGCATGAGCAGTGCAACAGCTACCTATTAGCACTTCCCTCTCTGATCATTAACGATCCACCATCCTCATTCTCAATACCATTTGAGGTCATTTAAATTCCAATTTATTGTCCAGATTTTCCATCTACAGCCAGATTTCTGAATGAACAGACCCCATGACAGCACCAGAACACAGGCCTGATGTTTTAACACAGTGTAATTATGATCAGTTATGTTAACATGCATTTCTAATAGATACATCATGCTGTGTAACTAGATTTTCTCTACTGTGTAATTGCATAATCTAACTGGACATCTCTGGAGCCTGGGCTTTTGGAAAATAATGTTGCCCTGAACCCACTTAATAACTTCTCTTTACTGGTCATCACTTCTTGTTTGTAGCTTCAGCAGTGAAAGTGCCAGCGAAAATGTTACATTCTTATTGGAAAAAGTGGATGTAATTACTAACAtgacgtgtgtatgtgtgttcccCAGTGTTTTCTCTTGCAGAGCAAAGCAGTGATGAGGACCTGAGtgagagcacagggtcagatcTGTCAACACGAGACCTGAACCCCATGATGACCAATGTATGCTGTCAGGTGGGCTGCCGGAAGAGTGACCTCTCTCTCCTGTGCTGAGGACCAGACATGCTCTCTTAACAAGCTCACaagctccacagtgtgtgttagagagagagtgagagcgagagagacagagaaatagatatagagagagagagagagatccgtgGGCCTTATATGTTATTTAAAATCAGTAATAGCAGCTGTCTTTCTGTTCATGGTATTGAAAATGCCTGGTGAATCAGTACACATGACCATACATTTGGGCATAAAACCCAAGCATTCTGTATATTCAATATGATAGGAGGGAGTGCTTggtttgtagaaaaaaaaaatgttttgtgtgaTTCAAGTGCCTACAAGAGAGTTTGATGTAAtgtatattttgattttttctttttgtctaatAAATGTTACTGCataattatatttgtttatatagtgCCTAGTTCATTAATTGTGGTATTTACCCAGTGCCttgcatttatctcatttatacaactgagtagttgagagataagggccttgctcaagggcccagaggTGGCAGCTTCACAGTCTTGGGATTAGAAATCACAGTCTTCCGCTTAGtagttcaacaccttaaccacactCATCATAAATACCAATTGCTTGTATTTTCTGCATCTGTGTTGgctttccaaaaaaataatgGTAGATAAACTGCAAATGTTAAAATTGCCCCAagatatgtataaatgtgtgtacaATGCCATGCCATGGACTTGTGCCACCTCCAAGGTGTATTCTCACCTGCATTGTTCCCAGGATAAGCTTAGGATTTACTTCTCCATAACCGGCAGAGAGTGctgactgaagataaatgaataattataaaAGCATGAATGGATTGGTCACATGGAAatcaacattttctgaaaatcgctgtagtaaaagaaaaaaaaaatcattacactCTGCTTACATCTTTTATTGGTTTGGAAAGAGCAAAGAATCTCGGGTTCATTGTTAACACCTTCTGTACAAACACAGCTTGCACATTTTGCTGGCAAGAAAATTCTAGAATGATCAAACAACAGTCAGTCACACATGCTCACAACCTcagaaacactcacatacagtacacactcatactcacaccacacacacacttcaattaCAGTACCTGACTGACATACAACACAGCTTCTTGCCTCTCAAGCACAGTCTGGATAACACTTCAGTTTGGATTAGGGAGAGAAAACTTATTCTCGGCTAGAGAACTGCACTCGGGATTCTCAGAATGTGTTCAACACAGAAtgttgtgttaatgtttaaaGGCAAGTGCATTGATCCTTTACAACATACAGCAGGTAtgagtgcaaaaaaaacaaaacaaaaaacagatggGAATAAACTTTCTCAAAGCACCAGTGTTTTCTCTACAGCAGCCACTTATTGTGACAGGAGGATCTTTTTGTTCTTCATAACAGATATCAGAGAATGTGGGAAGTTCAAAAGTAGCACAGTGGTATTCTTTCCACAAGAAACAATATTTTATCACTTTATTAATagtttataacatttaaaaatatgcaGCTTTTTCTCTCTTGGGGACAGTTTCggagatacacacaaatacaaaaaaagaaaggaaaaaaaaagagaaagaagtagCGTTTTGGTCATCCTAACCACTTGCCAAACCTCGTCCTTGTCATCTCACAGAGACATTAtgattcataaaataaatccatGAACTCAATCACTGGGTTGTTTGACAAGGGTTCATGCTTGAGACATCAAATAAAATGCACAGGAAGATGAGAACAGTTGAATGCAGCACAATGGTGTGAACAGTAAAAGGGTTTAAACTGTCCAAAAACTGATTCATGTTTCAACTAAATAGTGCAGATATACATAACACTGCTTTCATAAAGCGTGATCCACCCACACGGATACAGTATTCAGCCACTTTTACCCCCCACCCATATACATACAGCTCGATTCTCTGTTGCACTTgagtttaaaaaattatatctgaaataaatgtaaaaattatacCTCCGCATTATACTGTACACAGGTTACCCAACTACAcagataacaaaaaaaaaaaaaagaatcaaatatTTATAACTTTAAGGATCCTAAACTGTGATACCATTCAAAGTTTATACATATACAGTCACtgaatttttgtttcttttttttgtacaacAAATGatcaggaataaataaaaatagagtgATGTACTCAGAAGTCTAACACTGCTGTCTTAGGAACAACAGAAAGGCTAGTCACCAGTATGAGGAAAAACACCAAACGCCCTTCAAGATATATATTATCCATTTAAAATTACATCTTAAacagttctttttttctcaACTGAAAGAAatccttgtttttttgtttatttttttttaaatacatttgcaaGCAAGACATAGTTTCAGCTGTGGCTGCCTGAACAGGAGCTAAAACAGGACAAGACTTTTATGTGCCAAACAGGagcacaaaaacttttttttacaataatggTTTAAATCTTCTGCCACTGTGGATCATCTGTCCTTCTTTTTGCCTGATTCAGCTTTTAAAGATTACACCGAAGAGTTAcctgaatgaataataaattatcTAAGTGTCTAAAATAACATGCCCTCTAGTGCCAATAAGAATGTCAAGAAGCAGCAGGTCAAATCCTGCACAGTTTCCTATTCAGCCTGAAATCCTCAAGTCAGTTTGGAAACACCTTCGAGGTTCTAGATGGAACGTTTCTCTATCGGCAGAAAGATCTCGAGTGTCTCGTCCTCCTCAAGACACATCGTCTAACTGATCAGCTTCAACATTGACAGCATGTTTAGAGAGATAGAAAGTATTCAGGCAGCCACAGCCAACAAGTTCAAC
This genomic window contains:
- the insl5a gene encoding insulin-like 5a; the protein is MVLYKQSTSYSTFHRPASSLKLSEERKKDEPVRATMRKSYQLPLVPLLLLWAVCSVVQVQAEVKAVKLCGREFIRAVVYTCGGSRWRRLLTPQNDVFSLAEQSSDEDLSESTGSDLSTRDLNPMMTNVCCQVGCRKSDLSLLC